In the Corynebacterium gerontici genome, one interval contains:
- a CDS encoding nitrate reductase subunit alpha yields the protein MPKTEHSTNPLFSMGSFLRKGETGKEGQQIFLKGGRQADVFYRDRWAFDKVVRSTHGVNCTGSCSWKVYVKDGVITWESQAVDYPTTGPDMPDYEPRGCPRGASFSWYTYSPTRIRYPYIRGVLLDMFREAKNRLGDAVLAWREIVETPEKREAYISQRGKGGLVRVSYQEAMEIAAAAHVYTVKQYGPDRIAGFTVIPAMSQVSYGAGTRFLQLIGGVALSFYDWYADLPPASPQTFGDQTDVPESGDWYNSSYLMMWGSNIPVTRTPDAHFMAEARYKGTKVVVVSPDFADNTKFADEWLRLAPGTDGALAFAMGHVILSEFHVGKKEPFFLDYMRQFTDAPFLVELDEREDGTVTPGKFLTAANSGDEHLANSANATHRLLVMEADGSVKDPGGTVADRWGDDGEGKWNLKLDGVDPVMTVAEAGANESAEVCFPRFDLPGGGEGEGPVGAGVVRRGVPVRTVNGKRVTTVFDLMLAHYGVARPELNLPGEWPEDFFDAAVVGTPAWQEELTGVPANAAIRIGREFAQNAVDSQGRSQIIMGAGVNHYFHADSIYRTFLALTSMCGTQGVNGGGWAHYVGQEKLRPMNGWGQYAFAGDWNRPPRQMISTGFYYLTTDQWRYDTTKASRLASPLANRGAVGEKTTADTLVESMKRGWMPSYPQFDRNTLALAEEAKNKGLSPQEHIANELNAGNLHFACEDPDNPQNYPRILLNWRTNLLGSSAKGTEFFLRHMLGIDSDATAEEIDPEDRPKSMVWRDEAPKGKLDLMLTTDFRNTSTSLSSDIVLPAATWYEKHDMSSTDMHPFLHSFNAAINPPWEARSDFEVFRDLAAAFSTLAAKWLGTQTDVVAAPLAHDSPDELAMPGGVVPEFDEHGYVPGKTMAKLVPVERDYAAVYEKWMHLGPLTGKLGTGVHGTAYNVEKQVEELKLILGESETETAGMRPDLSTAPKVIDMILHLSGVSNGEVAAEGFRNQAKRTGLENLHELVDNVEGTRINWDMIKERPAEVITSPEWTGIKKDGRRYTAFSINREYLKPFHTLSGRMHYYLDHDWFMDYGESLPMYRPPLDHLHVHGETAPGELLRNESGDPEVTVRYLTTHNKWSIHSQYYDNLHVLSISRGGQVIWMSQKDADKLGVKDNDWIEAYNRNGVVSARAIVSHRIPEGTVFMNHAQERTTGTPINESTGRRGGTHNSLTRIMIKPIHVAGGYGHLTYGFNYIGPTGNNRDEVTRIRRRSQEVEY from the coding sequence ATGCCAAAGACTGAGCATTCGACAAACCCCCTCTTTTCCATGGGCAGCTTCCTGCGCAAAGGCGAAACCGGCAAGGAAGGCCAACAGATCTTCCTCAAAGGAGGCCGCCAGGCGGACGTGTTCTACCGCGACCGTTGGGCCTTTGACAAGGTAGTTCGCTCCACTCACGGCGTGAACTGCACCGGCTCTTGCTCTTGGAAGGTGTACGTCAAAGATGGCGTGATCACTTGGGAATCCCAGGCCGTGGACTATCCCACCACCGGGCCGGACATGCCCGATTATGAGCCTCGCGGCTGCCCCCGCGGCGCATCCTTTTCGTGGTACACCTACTCTCCCACCCGCATCCGCTACCCATATATCCGCGGCGTACTGCTGGACATGTTCCGCGAGGCCAAAAACCGCTTGGGAGACGCAGTGCTGGCATGGCGCGAGATCGTCGAAACGCCAGAAAAGCGCGAGGCGTATATTTCCCAGCGCGGCAAAGGCGGATTGGTCCGCGTGAGCTACCAAGAAGCCATGGAAATTGCCGCGGCCGCACACGTCTATACCGTGAAGCAATACGGTCCAGATCGCATTGCCGGCTTCACCGTGATTCCCGCGATGTCTCAGGTGTCTTATGGCGCCGGTACCCGCTTCCTCCAATTGATCGGCGGCGTGGCGCTGTCCTTCTACGATTGGTACGCGGATCTCCCACCGGCTTCACCACAGACCTTTGGTGATCAAACCGATGTTCCCGAATCAGGCGACTGGTACAACTCCAGCTACCTGATGATGTGGGGCTCGAATATCCCGGTCACCCGAACCCCCGACGCGCACTTCATGGCCGAGGCCCGCTATAAGGGCACGAAGGTAGTGGTCGTTTCTCCCGACTTCGCCGACAACACGAAGTTCGCCGATGAGTGGCTGCGCCTTGCCCCCGGCACCGATGGTGCCCTGGCATTTGCCATGGGCCATGTCATCTTGAGCGAATTCCACGTGGGCAAGAAGGAACCCTTCTTCCTTGATTACATGCGGCAATTCACCGATGCCCCATTCCTTGTGGAACTCGACGAGCGCGAAGATGGCACCGTAACTCCCGGCAAGTTTCTCACCGCAGCCAACAGCGGAGACGAACACCTCGCCAACAGTGCTAATGCCACCCACCGTCTTCTGGTGATGGAAGCAGACGGAAGCGTCAAGGACCCAGGCGGCACCGTTGCGGACCGCTGGGGAGACGATGGCGAAGGCAAGTGGAACCTCAAACTCGATGGCGTGGATCCGGTCATGACGGTGGCCGAGGCCGGTGCCAATGAATCCGCCGAGGTGTGCTTCCCCCGTTTCGATCTGCCCGGTGGCGGCGAGGGCGAAGGCCCCGTGGGTGCTGGCGTGGTCCGCCGCGGCGTTCCGGTCCGCACCGTCAATGGCAAGCGCGTCACCACGGTGTTTGACCTCATGCTCGCCCACTACGGCGTGGCTCGCCCCGAACTGAACTTGCCCGGCGAATGGCCCGAGGATTTCTTCGACGCCGCCGTGGTTGGTACTCCCGCGTGGCAAGAGGAGCTCACCGGTGTTCCAGCGAATGCAGCCATCCGCATTGGTCGCGAGTTCGCTCAAAACGCGGTGGACTCCCAAGGCCGCTCGCAGATCATCATGGGCGCCGGCGTCAATCACTACTTCCACGCCGATTCCATCTACCGCACCTTCCTGGCGCTCACTTCTATGTGTGGCACCCAAGGCGTCAATGGCGGTGGCTGGGCTCACTACGTTGGTCAGGAGAAACTGCGACCAATGAACGGCTGGGGGCAGTACGCCTTCGCGGGCGACTGGAACCGCCCGCCCCGCCAGATGATTTCCACCGGCTTCTACTACCTCACCACCGACCAGTGGCGCTATGACACCACCAAAGCCTCACGCCTGGCATCACCACTGGCGAATCGTGGCGCTGTCGGCGAAAAGACCACGGCCGATACGCTCGTAGAATCCATGAAGCGCGGCTGGATGCCCTCCTACCCACAGTTCGACCGCAACACGCTGGCGCTCGCGGAAGAGGCGAAAAACAAAGGCCTGAGCCCACAGGAGCACATTGCCAATGAGCTCAACGCCGGCAACCTGCACTTTGCCTGCGAGGATCCCGATAACCCACAGAACTACCCGCGCATCCTGCTGAACTGGCGCACCAATCTGCTGGGCTCCTCCGCCAAGGGCACAGAGTTCTTCTTGCGTCACATGCTCGGCATCGATTCCGATGCCACTGCAGAAGAGATCGACCCCGAGGATCGTCCGAAGTCGATGGTCTGGCGCGATGAAGCGCCGAAGGGGAAGTTGGATCTGATGCTCACCACAGACTTCCGCAACACTTCCACCTCCCTGAGCTCAGATATCGTGCTGCCGGCGGCTACGTGGTACGAGAAACACGACATGTCTTCAACCGACATGCACCCCTTCCTGCATTCCTTCAATGCAGCCATCAACCCGCCGTGGGAGGCGCGCAGCGACTTTGAGGTCTTCCGCGATCTCGCTGCCGCCTTCTCCACGCTCGCGGCCAAGTGGCTGGGTACCCAAACCGACGTCGTCGCCGCACCACTAGCGCACGATTCACCAGACGAGCTCGCCATGCCTGGCGGCGTAGTGCCGGAGTTCGACGAGCACGGCTATGTGCCGGGCAAGACCATGGCAAAGCTCGTCCCCGTTGAGCGTGACTATGCCGCAGTGTACGAAAAGTGGATGCACTTAGGCCCGCTCACCGGGAAGTTGGGCACGGGTGTACATGGCACCGCGTATAACGTCGAAAAGCAAGTTGAAGAGCTCAAGTTGATCCTGGGCGAGTCTGAAACTGAAACCGCAGGTATGCGTCCTGACCTCAGCACCGCACCGAAGGTCATTGACATGATCCTGCACCTCTCTGGCGTGTCCAACGGCGAGGTGGCAGCGGAGGGATTCCGCAACCAAGCCAAGCGCACGGGCCTGGAGAACTTGCACGAGCTCGTGGACAACGTCGAGGGCACCCGCATTAACTGGGACATGATCAAGGAACGCCCAGCGGAGGTCATCACCTCACCCGAATGGACGGGCATCAAGAAGGACGGAAGGCGCTACACCGCATTCTCGATCAACCGCGAGTACCTCAAGCCCTTCCACACCTTGTCCGGCCGCATGCACTACTACCTGGATCACGACTGGTTCATGGATTATGGCGAATCCCTGCCCATGTACCGCCCGCCACTGGATCACCTCCACGTGCACGGCGAGACGGCTCCCGGCGAGCTTCTGCGCAACGAATCCGGCGATCCAGAGGTGACGGTGCGCTACCTCACCACACACAACAAGTGGTCGATTCACTCGCAGTACTACGACAACTTGCATGTGCTCTCGATTTCTCGCGGCGGCCAGGTGATTTGGATGTCGCAAAAAGATGCCGACAAGTTGGGTGTGAAAGACAATGACTGGATCGAGGCATACAACCGAAACGGTGTGGTCTCTGCCCGCGCAATCGTCTCGCACCGCATCCCCGAGGGCACGGTGTTCATGAACCATGCCCAGGAGCGCACCACCGGTACGCCCATTAACGAGTCCACTGGCCGCCGCGGCGGTACACACAACTCGCTGACTCGCATCATGATCAAGCCGATTCACGTCGCCGGTGGCTATGGCCACCTCACCTATGGCTTCAACTACATCGGCCCCACTGGCAATAACCGTGACGAGGTCACGCGCATTCGCCGCCGCTCCCAGGAGGTTGAATACTAA
- a CDS encoding nitrate/nitrite transporter yields the protein MTQLRTDGRVLEGWDPEHDETWNKQIAWKTLWISTIVLIIGFATWYLVSAIAPMLNKIGFDLTKSQLYWLTAIPGLSCGIFRLIFMFLPPIIGTRKLVSMSSLLFILPMFGWFFAVQNSDTPYWWLLTLGFISGIGGGVFSGFMPSTGYFFPKRLQGTALGIQAGIGNFGISFIQLVAPWLMGFSLIGLGFVAPQRTEAGEVFVHTPAIIMVPWALIGAVVAWTVLKDVPVKANIRQQIDIFGNKNTWILTVVYLMTFGAFSGFAAQFALLINNVFGEASQFAGQYADLPKGAKYAFLGPLIGALVRAMWGPLCDRFGGAIWTFVGGVGMTIFTALAAFTLNPDEPGDYKWFLIFMLIVFFFTGLGNAGTFKQMPMILPKRQAGGVIGWTGGIAAFGPFICGVLLSMMAPQVFFFGCVVFFAITTALVWIYYARPNAPFPG from the coding sequence ATGACACAACTTCGCACCGACGGCCGTGTGCTCGAAGGCTGGGATCCCGAGCACGACGAGACTTGGAACAAGCAGATCGCCTGGAAAACACTCTGGATTTCCACCATCGTCCTGATCATCGGCTTTGCCACCTGGTATCTGGTCTCCGCCATCGCCCCGATGCTGAACAAGATCGGCTTCGACCTCACCAAATCACAGCTCTACTGGCTCACCGCCATCCCCGGGCTTTCCTGCGGCATCTTCCGTCTGATTTTCATGTTCCTGCCGCCCATCATCGGCACCCGCAAGCTCGTAAGCATGTCCTCCTTGCTGTTCATCCTCCCGATGTTCGGCTGGTTCTTCGCCGTCCAGAACTCCGACACCCCATACTGGTGGCTGCTCACCCTCGGCTTCATCTCCGGCATCGGCGGCGGCGTGTTCTCCGGCTTCATGCCATCCACCGGCTACTTCTTCCCCAAGCGCCTCCAAGGCACCGCCCTTGGCATCCAGGCCGGCATTGGCAACTTCGGCATCTCCTTTATCCAGCTCGTCGCTCCTTGGCTCATGGGCTTTAGCCTCATTGGGCTCGGCTTCGTCGCCCCACAGCGCACCGAGGCTGGCGAGGTCTTCGTCCACACCCCCGCCATCATCATGGTGCCCTGGGCTTTGATCGGCGCCGTCGTGGCGTGGACAGTGCTCAAGGATGTGCCAGTCAAGGCCAACATCCGCCAGCAAATCGACATCTTCGGCAATAAGAACACCTGGATCCTCACCGTCGTCTACCTGATGACTTTCGGTGCCTTCTCCGGCTTCGCCGCACAGTTTGCTCTGCTGATCAACAACGTCTTCGGCGAGGCCTCGCAGTTCGCGGGCCAATACGCTGACCTCCCCAAAGGTGCCAAGTACGCCTTTCTCGGCCCACTGATCGGCGCTCTGGTTCGCGCAATGTGGGGCCCGCTGTGCGACCGCTTCGGCGGCGCCATCTGGACCTTCGTCGGTGGCGTGGGCATGACCATCTTCACCGCGCTGGCTGCCTTCACCCTGAATCCCGATGAGCCGGGCGATTATAAGTGGTTCCTGATCTTCATGCTCATCGTCTTCTTCTTCACCGGTCTTGGCAACGCGGGCACCTTCAAGCAGATGCCCATGATCCTGCCCAAGCGGCAGGCAGGCGGCGTGATCGGTTGGACCGGAGGCATCGCAGCATTCGGCCCCTTCATCTGCGGCGTGTTGCTGTCCATGATGGCTCCACAAGTCTTCTTCTTTGGCTGCGTGGTCTTCTTCGCCATCACCACGGCATTGGTGTGGATCTACTACGCCCGCCCGAACGCTCCTTTCCCGGGCTAG
- a CDS encoding molybdopterin-binding protein, with protein MDAWSAAVIVVSDRILAAQREDRVSPVALDVLRRWGAADVQHCCVAEDEAALRAAIDRLYDSRLRVLVIAGGTGLNPGNCTPEVSLEYVRQRLFGLETQVLLQGLAHTQKAGLSRGVIGLGIVGGSPCLIVNTPSSPGGIKDVLGVIETVWGSIEEALEAHFLQLRQYG; from the coding sequence ATGGACGCGTGGAGCGCTGCTGTCATCGTAGTGAGCGACAGGATCCTTGCTGCTCAGCGTGAGGATCGGGTCTCGCCGGTGGCCTTGGATGTGCTGCGCCGGTGGGGTGCGGCAGATGTGCAGCATTGTTGCGTCGCGGAGGATGAGGCTGCGCTGCGCGCGGCGATTGATCGACTGTACGATTCGCGGCTGCGTGTGCTTGTGATTGCGGGAGGGACCGGCCTCAATCCCGGTAATTGCACGCCTGAAGTGAGTCTGGAATATGTCAGGCAGCGCCTCTTTGGCCTTGAAACGCAAGTGCTGCTCCAAGGATTGGCACATACGCAGAAGGCTGGGTTGAGTAGGGGTGTGATTGGCCTGGGGATTGTGGGAGGTTCGCCTTGCTTGATCGTGAACACCCCGAGCTCTCCAGGCGGGATTAAAGATGTGCTCGGGGTGATCGAAACGGTGTGGGGCAGTATTGAAGAAGCGCTCGAGGCGCATTTCCTGCAGCTTAGGCAGTACGGGTGA
- a CDS encoding DUF2249 domain-containing protein: MQLPLSATEQIPTLNACVIPHALRHGAIHGALGSRAVGESMILIAPHNPIPLLNEVEGRKESFELTYLQEGPKDWHIKFTRTA; encoded by the coding sequence ATGCAGCTACCACTTTCCGCTACCGAACAGATCCCCACCCTCAACGCCTGCGTCATCCCCCATGCGCTTCGCCACGGAGCCATCCACGGCGCCCTCGGTTCGCGCGCCGTTGGGGAATCAATGATTCTCATTGCGCCGCATAACCCAATTCCGCTACTCAACGAGGTTGAGGGCAGGAAGGAAAGCTTCGAGCTCACCTATCTACAAGAAGGTCCGAAGGACTGGCACATCAAGTTCACCCGTACTGCCTAA
- a CDS encoding cupredoxin domain-containing protein yields MQLQTPGAKPMQVGISDVSLAQRARWHRGIFLVLGFWSCVSVAGWLAHRSWVQVSWWQLIHSATLGVIATAILTYITHFTEALTRSAHTGFRGVTIRVGMVQVGLVVLLLGDPSTAWGPLEIFGAVLVLLAGAMQLGWVIKRLFGSLSGHFALSVTMYVGALVSLLVAIICAILAGSGLGAYSALIAAHSRAAIWGFVGMSILGTVLTLLPTLSGTKISAVARVRFLKGLGFYSLCLIHAVWLLGFNLPRIAGVFMLGVVVASVYLLHPIIADALGGNVASAPGGLIAALMSLVSLQLFDATALTFGRDPHAVFESLVPGLLAAVLLMAVFSVLQFLLPTMVGGGPDAVRAARGCAQRSGYARVVLLLLGGILGVLGHPAAWPLIGLGVIWNVAAIGRAVVMQGKREEHSVEKSTSRLAWAMVGAALAAAMVMFFGVAQPAQPAAAGDEVVRVRIEGLRFVPDEVTVPEGTSLRIELENTSTMVHDLVLGDQQTRRVQPGERDAIELRPSRDVEGWCSLPGHKEAGMVFSLRVTPAQAG; encoded by the coding sequence GTGCAATTGCAAACACCCGGCGCTAAACCAATGCAAGTGGGCATCAGCGATGTCTCTTTGGCGCAGCGCGCCCGCTGGCACCGTGGCATCTTCTTGGTGTTGGGGTTCTGGTCATGCGTGAGCGTGGCGGGTTGGCTTGCTCATCGGAGCTGGGTGCAAGTGAGCTGGTGGCAGCTTATTCACAGTGCGACGCTGGGTGTTATCGCCACCGCCATCTTGACGTACATCACGCACTTCACAGAGGCATTGACGCGTTCTGCTCACACGGGATTTCGCGGTGTGACTATCCGCGTGGGGATGGTGCAAGTGGGGCTGGTGGTATTGCTCCTCGGAGATCCCTCCACGGCTTGGGGGCCGTTGGAAATATTTGGCGCGGTGCTGGTGCTTCTTGCCGGAGCGATGCAACTAGGTTGGGTAATCAAGCGTTTGTTTGGCAGCCTGTCTGGACATTTCGCACTGAGTGTAACCATGTACGTGGGGGCGCTTGTCTCATTGTTGGTGGCGATCATCTGCGCCATCCTTGCCGGCAGCGGTCTCGGTGCTTATAGCGCGCTCATCGCGGCGCACTCGCGAGCCGCCATATGGGGTTTTGTGGGCATGAGCATTCTCGGCACCGTTTTGACATTGTTGCCCACGCTCAGCGGCACGAAGATCAGCGCCGTCGCCCGCGTCCGATTTCTGAAGGGTTTGGGGTTTTACAGCCTGTGCCTCATTCATGCTGTGTGGCTGCTCGGCTTTAATCTGCCCCGCATCGCTGGGGTTTTCATGCTCGGAGTGGTTGTGGCGAGCGTCTATCTGCTCCACCCGATCATCGCTGACGCGCTTGGCGGCAATGTTGCCTCTGCGCCCGGTGGGTTGATTGCGGCGCTGATGAGCCTGGTGTCTTTGCAGCTTTTCGACGCCACCGCGCTCACCTTCGGGCGTGATCCACACGCAGTGTTCGAATCCCTCGTACCTGGGCTGCTAGCCGCGGTGTTGCTGATGGCGGTATTCAGCGTGCTGCAGTTCTTACTGCCCACCATGGTCGGCGGTGGACCCGACGCTGTGCGCGCGGCTCGTGGTTGTGCTCAGCGCAGCGGATACGCGAGGGTTGTATTACTGCTGCTTGGTGGCATTTTGGGCGTGCTTGGACACCCTGCGGCGTGGCCGTTGATTGGCTTGGGAGTGATTTGGAATGTGGCAGCGATTGGCAGGGCAGTGGTGATGCAAGGAAAGCGAGAGGAACACTCGGTGGAAAAGAGCACTTCGAGGCTGGCGTGGGCCATGGTGGGGGCGGCCCTGGCCGCCGCTATGGTCATGTTCTTTGGCGTGGCTCAACCGGCGCAGCCTGCAGCGGCAGGAGATGAGGTGGTGCGTGTGCGTATTGAGGGCTTGCGTTTCGTTCCTGATGAGGTGACGGTGCCGGAGGGTACATCGCTGCGCATTGAGTTGGAGAACACCTCCACGATGGTCCACGACCTCGTGCTAGGTGATCAGCAAACCCGCAGGGTGCAGCCCGGCGAGCGGGATGCCATTGAGCTTCGTCCGAGCCGCGACGTTGAAGGTTGGTGTTCACTACCTGGCCATAAGGAAGCCGGGATGGTGTTTAGTCTTCGGGTGACACCCGCCCAAGCTGGCTGA
- the mobA gene encoding molybdenum cofactor guanylyltransferase, protein MSCPDSLSVILLAGGKGERMGYDKALIRVNGTRLFDVTRANIPSHHAVIAVSPQDLDYEPTVCEQPPFGGPVAGIAAALPLVSSELVAVLTVDAPAAPSLLPQMRAQLGNHDAVAISDGSHVNALCSLWHTTALRAAIDTLPQIRNIAARCLLNHADVHVLAGDGSERDYDTRAELSQLGRVSPED, encoded by the coding sequence GTGAGCTGCCCCGATAGCCTGAGCGTGATCTTGCTCGCCGGCGGCAAGGGCGAGCGTATGGGATATGACAAGGCGCTGATCAGGGTCAATGGCACCAGGCTTTTCGACGTCACCCGCGCCAACATCCCCAGTCACCACGCGGTGATTGCCGTGAGCCCGCAAGATCTGGATTATGAACCCACGGTGTGCGAGCAGCCGCCTTTCGGCGGCCCAGTGGCAGGCATCGCTGCAGCACTACCGCTCGTGAGTAGCGAGCTGGTGGCGGTGCTCACCGTGGATGCCCCTGCTGCCCCGAGTTTGCTGCCGCAAATGCGTGCGCAACTCGGCAACCACGATGCCGTGGCCATCAGCGATGGGTCGCACGTGAATGCGCTGTGCTCGCTTTGGCACACAACCGCACTGCGAGCCGCCATCGATACCCTGCCCCAGATCAGAAACATCGCTGCCAGGTGCCTGCTCAACCACGCAGATGTGCACGTGCTCGCAGGTGATGGAAGCGAGCGCGACTACGATACCCGCGCCGAACTCAGCCAGCTTGGGCGGGTGTCACCCGAAGACTAA
- the moaC gene encoding cyclic pyranopterin monophosphate synthase MoaC, which produces MRFTHLNDSGAAYMVDVTAKQPTVREAKAQGEVACSSEVLEALRNGTVPKGDVLAVARVSGIAAAKRVPELLPLAHTIGVHGCAVGLEIRDDHVFIEATVRTADRTGVEMEALTAVSVAALSIIDMVKGVDRSAYIRTCGIVAKSGGRSGDWSRELPR; this is translated from the coding sequence ACTCACTTGAATGATTCCGGCGCCGCCTACATGGTGGACGTCACAGCCAAGCAACCCACCGTGCGTGAGGCGAAAGCTCAAGGCGAGGTGGCGTGTTCATCAGAGGTACTTGAGGCGCTGCGCAATGGCACTGTGCCAAAGGGCGACGTGCTGGCGGTCGCTCGTGTGTCAGGTATCGCCGCTGCGAAGCGTGTTCCGGAACTGCTTCCGCTGGCGCATACCATCGGGGTGCATGGTTGCGCGGTGGGACTTGAAATCCGCGATGATCATGTCTTCATCGAGGCTACCGTGCGGACCGCGGATCGCACCGGCGTGGAGATGGAGGCGCTGACGGCCGTGAGTGTTGCTGCGCTTTCGATCATTGACATGGTCAAGGGCGTCGATCGATCCGCGTATATTCGCACTTGTGGCATCGTGGCCAAATCAGGTGGGCGGTCCGGGGATTGGTCCCGTGAGCTGCCCCGATAG